A segment of the Bacteroidia bacterium genome:
GAACATGGCGTTGATCACAGAGCGGCCGTTCCGTTCGCCCCATCATACCATTTCCGACGTTGCGTTGGTGGGCGGAGGAAGCTTTCCGCAGCCGGGGGAAATTTCACTGGCACATAACGGTGTATTATTTCTTGACGAACTGCCAGAATTCAAGCGGCAGGTATTAGAAGTGATGCGGCAGCCGCTGGAAGACCGGGTAGTTACGATTTCCCGGGCGCGGTTTTCGGTAGAATATCCGGCGAGTTTTATGCTGGTAGCGAGCATGAACCCCTGTCCGTGTGGATTTTTCAATCATCCCGAAAAAGAATGCCATTGTAACAGCGGCGTAGTGCAGAAATACCTGAACCGGATTTCCGGTCCCTTACTGGACCGCATAGACATACATGTAGAAGTTACCCCGGTTCCATTCAGCGAGTTATCGCGGGCGCGGCCATCGGAGAGCAGTGCCGAAGTACGCGACCGGGTTATTGCAGCTCGGAAGATACAGCAGGAGCGATTCAGAAACGAGGCAGGCATTTATTCCAATGCACAGATGAGCACGAAGCAGTTGCAGCAGGTATGTAAGATAGACGATGCGGGGAAGGCGCTGATGCAAACGGCGATGCAGAAGCTCGGATTATCAGCGCGCGCGTACGACCGCATTTTGAAGGTATCGCGCACGATTGCGGATCTGGACAGTTCAGCGGTAATAGCAACGAGTCATTTAGCAGAAGCGATACAGTACCGGAGTTTAGACCGTGAGAACTGGGCAGGGTAATACCGAACCGCGCACAGGTAGAGACCATTAGCATTAGAAGAAAGAAGAATGGAGAACATCACATTAAGCATAGAGAAATACCATGGCAACTGGCGGCTGTTTGCAGATTTCAGGTATAATTTAGAGTTGCTAAGGATCATTAAGGAAGTACCGGGAGCGCAGTGGAGCCGGACGAAGAAGAAGTGGCATTTTAATTTAAGCCGGCAGGTAGTAGAGTTGCTGGCGCAGAAATTAGAGGGGCGGGCCATGCTGGACGTATCAGGGCTGGAAGAACAATGGAAGGAGCAAGAAGAAAACAAGGACCGGGCCGCGCCGGGCGAATCCCTGCGGGAGTTGCAAGCACCCACCCTTTCCCGGGCCGATCCGGGTTCACACCAAGTTGCATTGAGGGCATACGAAGAATTATTACGATTAAAGAATTACAGTCCGAACACGATCCGGGCCTATAAGTCTCTATTCATTATTTTTTTAAAAAACTTTCCCTGCCGGAAGCCCAGCAGCATCCGGCAATCAGAGATTATGGATTTCATGGTACACGAGCGCAGCAGGAGGAACTGGAGCAGCACCTTACAGAACCAGATGATAAACGCCATTAAGTTTTTCTACGAGAAGCTTTTGAAGCGAGATGCGCAGATGTATGAATTGCCGCGGGCGAGGAAGGAGTTCAGGTTACCGACGGTATTTTCGGAAGATGAGCTCAGGCGTATCATACTGGCGGCGGGGAATTTGAAGCACAGGGCGATGTTATGCCTGGCTTATTCAGCGGGGCTTAGGATCAGCGAGATCATAAACCTGAAGATGGAGGACATAGACAGAGACCGGATGGTAATTACGATTCGTCAGGCCAAGGGGAGGAAAGATCGTCAGGTGATGTTAAGTTCCGTTCTGTTAGCGTTATTAGAAGAGTACTATAAACAGGAGAAGAAGAAGCCGGAGGTTTATTTATTTGAAGGGCAGTATGCAGGGCAGTACAGCAGGCGGAGTTTAGAGAAGGTGATGATGGCGGCGAAGAAGAAAGCGGGAGTAAAGAAGCGTGGGAGCATTCACGCCCTGCGGCACAGTTTTGCGACACACTTATTAGAAGGGGGCACGGACCTATTCGCCATAAAGGAGTTATTAGGGCACAGCAGTATAAAAACGACACTCATCTACGCCCACGTAAGCAGGCAGCACCTATCGAAGGTTCAGAGTCCGTTAGACAAGTTAGTATCGGGCAGCACAAAAAAGCTTGGTGACAAATAGTGGGTAGATATTTTTGATCTTTGGGCAGATATTTTTATATTTGACTGGTCATCAACGCATTTCATTATACCCATGCACGCATAATAATTGTTAAGCATCAGTCCTTCCCTCACCCACTACCCTACCAGGTCGCAGACACCGGCGCACAGGCCCGCTTTTTGAAGCTCAGGCGGGTGATTTGACCAGCGGTGGACGATCGCGCCGTACAGGCCTGCTATTCAAAGCCCGGGGGGGGGGGTAATTTAACCAGCGATGGACGGGCCCGGGAGAGATGATGGCCATGTTCTCCGGATCTATAGAGGTTTGCATACCCGCCTGATCTCCATAAAGCAAGGGGGACGCTGTGGACGGGCAGCGTTTGGCCGGAAGCCGCAAAGAAAAGGACCAATGCTTAACAGCGGGCTTACGCCATGCGGCACGTAAGTTGACTATTTTGTAAATTAGGCGTGCCGCACGAAACCGCCTGTGGGCGGTCGTAAGCCCGCGGGCGTTATGGGCAAGTTTAAAGGACATAGCGGACAGACGAGAGAACCACCGACATTTGACGGGACAGTTTTAAAATTGAAAATTATTAACAAGACAAAAAAATATAATATGAAAAAAATAATTCCGCAGACAATAATTTTAGCGACATCGCTACTTATTTCTTCTTGTGGCTCCAATAGCGACAAGACCAATCAGCAGACAAGTAATACGAGTACGGAAAATACTCAACAAAAAACTGAATCCACCCCGCCACAAGAAACACAAATCCAAAAGAAAATTGAAACTGAATGGGTTAAAATCAAATCTTGGAAAGGCACTGGAATAAAAAAGACAGAGAAATTTACAATTAAGGAAGGAGATTGGAGAATTGTGTGGAATTTTAGTTCGCCACAGGACATGACAGTTTTTCAAATTGCATATTATAAGTCTGGTTCTGAAGAACCAGAAGATTATGTTGCAAATGTTTCTAACGAACTCAAGGGTGGCGACACATCCTACGTTCACACAACAGGTGAATTTTATCTTGAAATGAATGCAGCGAATTGTAATTGGAAAGTTTCCATTGAGGAGGAAAAAGAAAAAAAATGAACAAAAAAAAACTCTATGTCTGGCAACTTGCTACCTTTTTAAGCAATCATAATATGCGGATGTCTGGTGAAGAACTTGCAGACCATTTGAACCGGAATAATTTTTTGACAAATTACGGAACAGAATATCAAGGTGGTCGCGGGACATACACACTTATTAGAGAAACTTGGAATTGGTTGCAACACGACTTACAGCTTCCGGACCAAGCGGAAAAAATTGCGGATGCATTCGTAAAACCAGACGGCAGTTACGCTTATAAGACAGAATAAACCAGCCCATAACAGCAAATTGGCGAATATGGCGGGTGACGTGCGTATAGAAACGGTTTTGCCGCTAATAAACTTTGGTGCTGGCAGACAGTTCAGTGTTTCAAATCCGCCACATCGCCAATTTGCAAAACGTTAGCGGCAACTCTAAGCGACAAAAATAATGACAGTCAACATTAAAATATTGCTTTTTATTTCAATCATAACTTCGACTATTTGCAATGCCAAAAACTTTACGACATCATACGCCTATGACAAAGTTGAGAGTTTTGAAAATGGACTGGCAAGAGTTGAACGAAACGGAAAATTTGGATTTATAAATAAAAAAGGGAAAGAAGTAATTGAGTGTAAATATTACTGGATAAATTATTTCAGTCCCATTTCTGGCTTAGCATCGTTCACAGACACACTAAAAAGATTTGGATATATTAATAAAAAGGGCAAGACTATTTGTGAACCTAAATACCAAGCTGTGTATTATTGGGACAAAAAAACAGAATTAGTGTATGTAAAACGTGACGGAAAATTTGGGTTCATTGATAAAAATGGAAGAGAAATTATTCCTTGTATTTATGACGAGACAAACGGAACGCCCGAATATTTTTACAATGGCATTGTTCGGATGAAAAAAAATGGTAAGTATGGAATACTTGACAAGTCGGGCAAAACACTTGTT
Coding sequences within it:
- a CDS encoding site-specific integrase, giving the protein MENITLSIEKYHGNWRLFADFRYNLELLRIIKEVPGAQWSRTKKKWHFNLSRQVVELLAQKLEGRAMLDVSGLEEQWKEQEENKDRAAPGESLRELQAPTLSRADPGSHQVALRAYEELLRLKNYSPNTIRAYKSLFIIFLKNFPCRKPSSIRQSEIMDFMVHERSRRNWSSTLQNQMINAIKFFYEKLLKRDAQMYELPRARKEFRLPTVFSEDELRRIILAAGNLKHRAMLCLAYSAGLRISEIINLKMEDIDRDRMVITIRQAKGRKDRQVMLSSVLLALLEEYYKQEKKKPEVYLFEGQYAGQYSRRSLEKVMMAAKKKAGVKKRGSIHALRHSFATHLLEGGTDLFAIKELLGHSSIKTTLIYAHVSRQHLSKVQSPLDKLVSGSTKKLGDK